From the Leucoraja erinacea ecotype New England chromosome 33, Leri_hhj_1, whole genome shotgun sequence genome, one window contains:
- the LOC129712734 gene encoding SKI family transcriptional corepressor 1 homolog-B-like isoform X2: MEKISSQLSAVNDTASSPTSKQELQPYTQPDHPGSSNLKTNSVGEAVLYGLPIVSLVIDGQERLCLAQISNTLLKNYSYNEIHNRRVALGITCVQCTPVQLEILRRAGAMPISSRRCGMITKREAERLCKSFLGEHSPPKLPENFAFDVSHACAWGSRGNFIPARYNSSRAKCIKCSYCNMYFSPNKFIFHSHRVPDAKYTQPDAANFNSWRRHLKLSDKIPSDYLAHAWEDVKAMFNGGSRKRTLPSHGSGGSSALKAHGPSSMPPRSSDIPHKAMRCEDEGRGLSLGNNVRSYPVIPVPSKGFGILQKIPPPMFPHPYGFPTFGLCQKKDEGNVVGDKTQAGLPGMFWSGNKDAVYPSFPMFWPAAGTLPVPPYPQAQAKVADNPNGRQNEMDASEQSDRSSNTPKDSLADSERCSSTHSRNEEERSGDEARSIEAVSLTPRKLNYISAFRPVVKDAESIAKLYGNREVYNGARHGYMSPDFMSETSSYRSASPDMESDGEEPEVDVESNRCPEDEVSPTIPLQETPSNPEPAHEMSHPEPLATPYTEQGSEESRHDEHSIEEEDHEVFSHDQDVHSVKTPATVALAPVYICSADAAEQVKEDNQCSAEDSESRKSFQDQGSVSQETPGSIERGEDGITLESPPTQLVEKDIENMGKEELQKLLLEQMDLRKKLEREFQSLKDSFQDQMKRELAYREEMVQQLQIVRDTLCNELDQERKARYAIQQKLKAHDALHHFSCKMLTPRHCTGNCSFKSPLLPQ, encoded by the exons ATGGAGAAGATTTCTAGCCAGTTGTCTGCAGTGAACGACACCGCCTCTTCCCCAACCTCAAAGCAGGAACTTCAGCCTTACACCCAGCCTGACCACCCCGGTTCAAGCAACCTGAAGACCAACTCTGTGGGCGAGGCGGTCCTGTACGGGCTGCCCATTGTGTCTTTGGTGATTGACGGCCAGGAGAGACTGTGTCTGGCCCAGATCTCCAACACGCTGCTGAAGAACTACAGCTACAACGAGATCCACAACAGGAGGGTGGCCCTGGGGATCACCTGTGTCCAGTGCACCCCAGTCCAGCTGGAGATCTTGCGCCGAGCCGGAGCCATGCCTATCTCCTCCAGAAGATGCGGCATGATCACCAAACGGGAGGCGGAACGGCTCTGCAAGTCTTTTCTAGGCGAGCACTCACCCCCCAAACTCCCCGAGAACTTTGCATTCGATGTATCCCACGCGTGCGCCTGGGGTTCTCGTGGTAACTTCATCCCAGCGAGGTATAACAGCTCTCGCGCCAAGTGCATTAAATGCAGTTATTGCAATATGTACTTTTCTCCAAATAAATTCATCTTCCATTCTCACAGAGTCCCGGATGCTAAATATACCCAGCCAGACGCCGCTAACTTCAACTCCTGGCGGAGACACCTCAAACTATCCGACAAAATACCGAGTGATTACTTGGCACATGCATGGGAGGATGTCAAGGCCATGTTTAATGGGGGCAGTCGCAAACGGACCCTCCCCAGCCACGGATCCGGAGGCTCTTCGGCTCTGAAGGCGCACGGACCCAGCTCCATGCCGCCCAGAAGCTCGGACATCCCTCACAAAGCCATGAGATGCGAGGACGAAGGGCGAGGTCTCAGCCTGGGGAACAACGTGAGGAGTTACCCCGTCATCCCGGTGCCCAGCAAGGGGTTCGGGATATTGCAGAAGATCCCTCCTCCCATGTTCCCGCATCCCTACGGATTCCCGACCTTTGGGCTGTGTCAGAAGAAAGACGAAGGCAACGTGGTCGGAGACAAGACGCAGGCCGGCCTCCCCGGCATGTTCTGGTCGGGCAACAAGGACGCTGTCTACCCTTCCTTCCCCATGTTTTGGCCGGCGGCCGGCACTCTCCCAGTGCCCCCCTATCCACAAGCTCAGGCCAAAGTCGCCGACAACCCGAACGGTCGGCAGAACGAAATGGACGCGTCGGAGCAAAGTGACCGAAGCAGCAACACCCCCAAGGACAGCCTGGCGGACAGCGAGCGGTGTTCGAGTACCCACTCCAGGAATGAGGAGGAGAGGTCGGGAGACGAGGCCAGGTCCATAGAAGCGGTGTCTCTGACCCCACGTAAACTCAACTACATCTCAGCCTTCCGGCCGGTGGTGAAGGACGCGGAGAGCATCGCCAAGCTCTACGGCAACAGGGAAGTGTACAACGGCGCCAGGCACGGCTACATGTCGCCGGATTTTATGAGCGAGACCTCGAGCTACAGGTCGGCCTCCCCGGACATGGAGAGCGACGGAGAGGAGCCGGAGGTGGATGTGGAGTCGAACCGATGTCCGGAGGATGAGGTCTCGCCAACCATCCCACTCCAAGAAACCCCCAGCAACCCAGAACCCGCTCACGAAATGTCCCACCCAGAGCCTCTGGCTACACCTTACACTGAGCAAGGATCTGAAGAATCGAGACACGACGAACACAGTATAGAAGAGGAAGATCACGAG GTATTTTCGCACGACCAGGATGTGCATAGTGTGAAGACTCCTGCCACGGTGGCTCTCGCGCCCGTTTACATCTGCAGTGCAGACGCCGCCG AGCAAGTCAAGGAAGACAATCAGTGCTCGGCGGAGGACTCGGAGTCGAGGAAATCGTTTCAGGACCAGGGGAGCGTCTCGCAGGAAACCCCTGGCAGTATTGAGCGGG GTGAAGATGGCATTACACTGGAGAGCCCGCCAACACAACTGGTTGAAAAAGACATCGAAAATATGGGCAAAG AGGAACTTCAAAAACTACTCTTGGAGCAAATGGATCTTAGGAAGAAATTAGAGCGCGAATTTCAGAGTCTGAAAG ACAGTTTTCAGGATCAAATGAAGAGGGAATTGGCCTACCGAGAAGAGATGGTTCAACAACTCCAGATCGTTCGAG ACACCCTCTGTAATGAGCTGGACCAAGAAAGAAAGGCGCGGTACGCCATTCAACAGAAACTGAAAG CGCACGACGCTCTTCACCATTTCTCTTGTAAAATGCTCACCCCAAGACATTGCACAGGAAACTGCTCCTTCAAATCGCCCCTGCTTCCGCAGTGA
- the LOC129712734 gene encoding SKI family transcriptional corepressor 1 homolog-B-like isoform X1 → MEKISSQLSAVNDTASSPTSKQELQPYTQPDHPGSSNLKTNSVGEAVLYGLPIVSLVIDGQERLCLAQISNTLLKNYSYNEIHNRRVALGITCVQCTPVQLEILRRAGAMPISSRRCGMITKREAERLCKSFLGEHSPPKLPENFAFDVSHACAWGSRGNFIPARYNSSRAKCIKCSYCNMYFSPNKFIFHSHRVPDAKYTQPDAANFNSWRRHLKLSDKIPSDYLAHAWEDVKAMFNGGSRKRTLPSHGSGGSSALKAHGPSSMPPRSSDIPHKAMRCEDEGRGLSLGNNVRSYPVIPVPSKGFGILQKIPPPMFPHPYGFPTFGLCQKKDEGNVVGDKTQAGLPGMFWSGNKDAVYPSFPMFWPAAGTLPVPPYPQAQAKVADNPNGRQNEMDASEQSDRSSNTPKDSLADSERCSSTHSRNEEERSGDEARSIEAVSLTPRKLNYISAFRPVVKDAESIAKLYGNREVYNGARHGYMSPDFMSETSSYRSASPDMESDGEEPEVDVESNRCPEDEVSPTIPLQETPSNPEPAHEMSHPEPLATPYTEQGSEESRHDEHSIEEEDHEVFSHDQDVHSVKTPATVALAPVYICSADAAEQVKEDNQCSAEDSESRKSFQDQGSVSQETPGSIERGEDGITLESPPTQLVEKDIENMGKEELQKLLLEQMDLRKKLEREFQSLKDSFQDQMKRELAYREEMVQQLQIVRDTLCNELDQERKARYAIQQKLKEAHDALHHFSCKMLTPRHCTGNCSFKSPLLPQ, encoded by the exons ATGGAGAAGATTTCTAGCCAGTTGTCTGCAGTGAACGACACCGCCTCTTCCCCAACCTCAAAGCAGGAACTTCAGCCTTACACCCAGCCTGACCACCCCGGTTCAAGCAACCTGAAGACCAACTCTGTGGGCGAGGCGGTCCTGTACGGGCTGCCCATTGTGTCTTTGGTGATTGACGGCCAGGAGAGACTGTGTCTGGCCCAGATCTCCAACACGCTGCTGAAGAACTACAGCTACAACGAGATCCACAACAGGAGGGTGGCCCTGGGGATCACCTGTGTCCAGTGCACCCCAGTCCAGCTGGAGATCTTGCGCCGAGCCGGAGCCATGCCTATCTCCTCCAGAAGATGCGGCATGATCACCAAACGGGAGGCGGAACGGCTCTGCAAGTCTTTTCTAGGCGAGCACTCACCCCCCAAACTCCCCGAGAACTTTGCATTCGATGTATCCCACGCGTGCGCCTGGGGTTCTCGTGGTAACTTCATCCCAGCGAGGTATAACAGCTCTCGCGCCAAGTGCATTAAATGCAGTTATTGCAATATGTACTTTTCTCCAAATAAATTCATCTTCCATTCTCACAGAGTCCCGGATGCTAAATATACCCAGCCAGACGCCGCTAACTTCAACTCCTGGCGGAGACACCTCAAACTATCCGACAAAATACCGAGTGATTACTTGGCACATGCATGGGAGGATGTCAAGGCCATGTTTAATGGGGGCAGTCGCAAACGGACCCTCCCCAGCCACGGATCCGGAGGCTCTTCGGCTCTGAAGGCGCACGGACCCAGCTCCATGCCGCCCAGAAGCTCGGACATCCCTCACAAAGCCATGAGATGCGAGGACGAAGGGCGAGGTCTCAGCCTGGGGAACAACGTGAGGAGTTACCCCGTCATCCCGGTGCCCAGCAAGGGGTTCGGGATATTGCAGAAGATCCCTCCTCCCATGTTCCCGCATCCCTACGGATTCCCGACCTTTGGGCTGTGTCAGAAGAAAGACGAAGGCAACGTGGTCGGAGACAAGACGCAGGCCGGCCTCCCCGGCATGTTCTGGTCGGGCAACAAGGACGCTGTCTACCCTTCCTTCCCCATGTTTTGGCCGGCGGCCGGCACTCTCCCAGTGCCCCCCTATCCACAAGCTCAGGCCAAAGTCGCCGACAACCCGAACGGTCGGCAGAACGAAATGGACGCGTCGGAGCAAAGTGACCGAAGCAGCAACACCCCCAAGGACAGCCTGGCGGACAGCGAGCGGTGTTCGAGTACCCACTCCAGGAATGAGGAGGAGAGGTCGGGAGACGAGGCCAGGTCCATAGAAGCGGTGTCTCTGACCCCACGTAAACTCAACTACATCTCAGCCTTCCGGCCGGTGGTGAAGGACGCGGAGAGCATCGCCAAGCTCTACGGCAACAGGGAAGTGTACAACGGCGCCAGGCACGGCTACATGTCGCCGGATTTTATGAGCGAGACCTCGAGCTACAGGTCGGCCTCCCCGGACATGGAGAGCGACGGAGAGGAGCCGGAGGTGGATGTGGAGTCGAACCGATGTCCGGAGGATGAGGTCTCGCCAACCATCCCACTCCAAGAAACCCCCAGCAACCCAGAACCCGCTCACGAAATGTCCCACCCAGAGCCTCTGGCTACACCTTACACTGAGCAAGGATCTGAAGAATCGAGACACGACGAACACAGTATAGAAGAGGAAGATCACGAG GTATTTTCGCACGACCAGGATGTGCATAGTGTGAAGACTCCTGCCACGGTGGCTCTCGCGCCCGTTTACATCTGCAGTGCAGACGCCGCCG AGCAAGTCAAGGAAGACAATCAGTGCTCGGCGGAGGACTCGGAGTCGAGGAAATCGTTTCAGGACCAGGGGAGCGTCTCGCAGGAAACCCCTGGCAGTATTGAGCGGG GTGAAGATGGCATTACACTGGAGAGCCCGCCAACACAACTGGTTGAAAAAGACATCGAAAATATGGGCAAAG AGGAACTTCAAAAACTACTCTTGGAGCAAATGGATCTTAGGAAGAAATTAGAGCGCGAATTTCAGAGTCTGAAAG ACAGTTTTCAGGATCAAATGAAGAGGGAATTGGCCTACCGAGAAGAGATGGTTCAACAACTCCAGATCGTTCGAG ACACCCTCTGTAATGAGCTGGACCAAGAAAGAAAGGCGCGGTACGCCATTCAACAGAAACTGAAAG AAGCGCACGACGCTCTTCACCATTTCTCTTGTAAAATGCTCACCCCAAGACATTGCACAGGAAACTGCTCCTTCAAATCGCCCCTGCTTCCGCAGTGA
- the LOC129712734 gene encoding SKI family transcriptional corepressor 1 homolog-B-like isoform X3: MEKISSQLSAVNDTASSPTSKQELQPYTQPDHPGSSNLKTNSVGEAVLYGLPIVSLVIDGQERLCLAQISNTLLKNYSYNEIHNRRVALGITCVQCTPVQLEILRRAGAMPISSRRCGMITKREAERLCKSFLGEHSPPKLPENFAFDVSHACAWGSRGNFIPARVPDAKYTQPDAANFNSWRRHLKLSDKIPSDYLAHAWEDVKAMFNGGSRKRTLPSHGSGGSSALKAHGPSSMPPRSSDIPHKAMRCEDEGRGLSLGNNVRSYPVIPVPSKGFGILQKIPPPMFPHPYGFPTFGLCQKKDEGNVVGDKTQAGLPGMFWSGNKDAVYPSFPMFWPAAGTLPVPPYPQAQAKVADNPNGRQNEMDASEQSDRSSNTPKDSLADSERCSSTHSRNEEERSGDEARSIEAVSLTPRKLNYISAFRPVVKDAESIAKLYGNREVYNGARHGYMSPDFMSETSSYRSASPDMESDGEEPEVDVESNRCPEDEVSPTIPLQETPSNPEPAHEMSHPEPLATPYTEQGSEESRHDEHSIEEEDHEVFSHDQDVHSVKTPATVALAPVYICSADAAEQVKEDNQCSAEDSESRKSFQDQGSVSQETPGSIERGEDGITLESPPTQLVEKDIENMGKEELQKLLLEQMDLRKKLEREFQSLKDSFQDQMKRELAYREEMVQQLQIVRDTLCNELDQERKARYAIQQKLKEAHDALHHFSCKMLTPRHCTGNCSFKSPLLPQ; encoded by the exons ATGGAGAAGATTTCTAGCCAGTTGTCTGCAGTGAACGACACCGCCTCTTCCCCAACCTCAAAGCAGGAACTTCAGCCTTACACCCAGCCTGACCACCCCGGTTCAAGCAACCTGAAGACCAACTCTGTGGGCGAGGCGGTCCTGTACGGGCTGCCCATTGTGTCTTTGGTGATTGACGGCCAGGAGAGACTGTGTCTGGCCCAGATCTCCAACACGCTGCTGAAGAACTACAGCTACAACGAGATCCACAACAGGAGGGTGGCCCTGGGGATCACCTGTGTCCAGTGCACCCCAGTCCAGCTGGAGATCTTGCGCCGAGCCGGAGCCATGCCTATCTCCTCCAGAAGATGCGGCATGATCACCAAACGGGAGGCGGAACGGCTCTGCAAGTCTTTTCTAGGCGAGCACTCACCCCCCAAACTCCCCGAGAACTTTGCATTCGATGTATCCCACGCGTGCGCCTGGGGTTCTCGTGGTAACTTCATCCCAGCGAG AGTCCCGGATGCTAAATATACCCAGCCAGACGCCGCTAACTTCAACTCCTGGCGGAGACACCTCAAACTATCCGACAAAATACCGAGTGATTACTTGGCACATGCATGGGAGGATGTCAAGGCCATGTTTAATGGGGGCAGTCGCAAACGGACCCTCCCCAGCCACGGATCCGGAGGCTCTTCGGCTCTGAAGGCGCACGGACCCAGCTCCATGCCGCCCAGAAGCTCGGACATCCCTCACAAAGCCATGAGATGCGAGGACGAAGGGCGAGGTCTCAGCCTGGGGAACAACGTGAGGAGTTACCCCGTCATCCCGGTGCCCAGCAAGGGGTTCGGGATATTGCAGAAGATCCCTCCTCCCATGTTCCCGCATCCCTACGGATTCCCGACCTTTGGGCTGTGTCAGAAGAAAGACGAAGGCAACGTGGTCGGAGACAAGACGCAGGCCGGCCTCCCCGGCATGTTCTGGTCGGGCAACAAGGACGCTGTCTACCCTTCCTTCCCCATGTTTTGGCCGGCGGCCGGCACTCTCCCAGTGCCCCCCTATCCACAAGCTCAGGCCAAAGTCGCCGACAACCCGAACGGTCGGCAGAACGAAATGGACGCGTCGGAGCAAAGTGACCGAAGCAGCAACACCCCCAAGGACAGCCTGGCGGACAGCGAGCGGTGTTCGAGTACCCACTCCAGGAATGAGGAGGAGAGGTCGGGAGACGAGGCCAGGTCCATAGAAGCGGTGTCTCTGACCCCACGTAAACTCAACTACATCTCAGCCTTCCGGCCGGTGGTGAAGGACGCGGAGAGCATCGCCAAGCTCTACGGCAACAGGGAAGTGTACAACGGCGCCAGGCACGGCTACATGTCGCCGGATTTTATGAGCGAGACCTCGAGCTACAGGTCGGCCTCCCCGGACATGGAGAGCGACGGAGAGGAGCCGGAGGTGGATGTGGAGTCGAACCGATGTCCGGAGGATGAGGTCTCGCCAACCATCCCACTCCAAGAAACCCCCAGCAACCCAGAACCCGCTCACGAAATGTCCCACCCAGAGCCTCTGGCTACACCTTACACTGAGCAAGGATCTGAAGAATCGAGACACGACGAACACAGTATAGAAGAGGAAGATCACGAG GTATTTTCGCACGACCAGGATGTGCATAGTGTGAAGACTCCTGCCACGGTGGCTCTCGCGCCCGTTTACATCTGCAGTGCAGACGCCGCCG AGCAAGTCAAGGAAGACAATCAGTGCTCGGCGGAGGACTCGGAGTCGAGGAAATCGTTTCAGGACCAGGGGAGCGTCTCGCAGGAAACCCCTGGCAGTATTGAGCGGG GTGAAGATGGCATTACACTGGAGAGCCCGCCAACACAACTGGTTGAAAAAGACATCGAAAATATGGGCAAAG AGGAACTTCAAAAACTACTCTTGGAGCAAATGGATCTTAGGAAGAAATTAGAGCGCGAATTTCAGAGTCTGAAAG ACAGTTTTCAGGATCAAATGAAGAGGGAATTGGCCTACCGAGAAGAGATGGTTCAACAACTCCAGATCGTTCGAG ACACCCTCTGTAATGAGCTGGACCAAGAAAGAAAGGCGCGGTACGCCATTCAACAGAAACTGAAAG AAGCGCACGACGCTCTTCACCATTTCTCTTGTAAAATGCTCACCCCAAGACATTGCACAGGAAACTGCTCCTTCAAATCGCCCCTGCTTCCGCAGTGA